From the Vibrio metoecus genome, one window contains:
- the ycfP gene encoding alpha/beta hydrolase YcfP codes for MIIYLHGFDSTSPGNHEKVLQLQFIDSDVRFINYSTLHPKHDMQHLLKEVHKAIEQSGDPHPLICGVGLGGYWSERIGFLCGIKQVIFNPNLHPELTMQGRIDRPEEYEDIATKCVEKFRTKNQGRCLVVLSRQDEIHDNQKTAQELQDYYDILWDETQTHKFKKIAQHLQAMKAFKAV; via the coding sequence ATGATTATTTATTTACACGGATTTGATTCAACCAGCCCGGGCAACCATGAAAAAGTGCTGCAATTGCAGTTCATTGATAGTGATGTTCGTTTCATTAATTACAGCACCTTACATCCTAAGCATGATATGCAGCACTTACTGAAAGAAGTGCACAAAGCCATTGAACAATCGGGCGATCCACATCCATTGATTTGCGGCGTTGGTTTAGGCGGATATTGGTCTGAACGGATTGGCTTCTTGTGTGGAATTAAGCAAGTTATCTTTAATCCTAATCTGCATCCTGAGTTGACAATGCAGGGACGTATTGATCGCCCTGAAGAGTACGAGGACATCGCGACTAAATGTGTTGAAAAATTTCGTACCAAAAACCAAGGCCGCTGCTTAGTGGTACTGTCGCGTCAGGACGAAATCCATGACAACCAGAAAACCGCGCAAGAGCTACAGGACTACTACGATATTCTCTGGGATGAAACCCAAACCCACAAATTCAAAAAAATCGCTCAGCATCTACAGGCGATGAAAGCCTTCAAAGCCGTTTGA
- the lpoB gene encoding penicillin-binding protein activator LpoB, with translation MKKSVIALLGLAVILGGCSNKVSYGDAQAVETVNVDFGSTDLQKIAAEMVDSMMMSGSVSAITRDGRPIVFVERIKNKTSEHIDTESITDTISTKMLNSGKFRFVDMDRVEAVRDQLNFQNNDELVNQSTAIQFGKMVGAQYMLYGNLSSIVKNEGSDKDVYYKMTMRLMDLQTGLIEWADETEIRKQQSKSLLGL, from the coding sequence ATGAAAAAGAGTGTCATTGCCCTGCTAGGTCTAGCGGTTATCTTAGGGGGATGTTCAAATAAAGTCAGTTATGGTGATGCGCAAGCCGTTGAAACCGTGAATGTGGATTTTGGTTCAACCGATCTGCAAAAAATTGCCGCAGAAATGGTCGACAGCATGATGATGTCGGGTTCGGTATCTGCCATTACTCGAGATGGCCGACCAATTGTGTTTGTTGAGCGGATCAAGAACAAAACCAGTGAACATATCGATACCGAATCAATCACCGATACGATCAGTACCAAAATGCTCAATTCTGGCAAGTTCCGTTTTGTGGATATGGATCGTGTGGAAGCGGTTCGCGATCAGCTGAACTTCCAAAATAATGATGAACTGGTCAATCAAAGCACAGCAATCCAATTTGGTAAAATGGTCGGTGCTCAATACATGCTATACGGCAACCTATCGAGCATTGTAAAGAATGAGGGTAGTGACAAAGACGTTTACTACAAAATGACCATGCGTTTGATGGACTTACAAACAGGTTTGATCGAATGGGCGGATGAAACCGAAATCCGTAAGCAACAATCTAAGAGCTTACTCGGTTTGTAA
- a CDS encoding phosphotransferase: MAKIAWREASSLDPSLLSLNHFFSVPPNYAQTLTGGLTNRCWKIVTGERAFVWRPATAITKAFSISRFQEYQILKAIEHDHIGPKAELINDQGLLVEWIDGESLRDGVAFDAILKTQIRIHELDVHRIPVAPFNYLGRVDHYWLQIREELKTDSVKALYGQWRSVPNLADVGQVLCHFDLAGYNMVKTAQGQRVIDWEYAALADPRIDLALSIDVAEEKVLDAVFRYCQLRELSGIDDWVEGVQAWRPRTMMMAMLWYLLAYQLWGDDLYLQCAQQLEQRFATYKSTQ, from the coding sequence ATGGCAAAGATTGCGTGGCGCGAAGCAAGCTCGTTAGATCCATCACTGTTGTCATTGAATCACTTCTTCTCTGTGCCACCTAACTATGCGCAGACCTTAACCGGAGGTCTCACTAATCGTTGTTGGAAAATCGTGACGGGCGAGAGAGCCTTTGTCTGGCGACCTGCAACGGCCATCACCAAAGCTTTTTCTATTTCCCGATTTCAGGAGTATCAAATACTCAAGGCGATTGAGCATGATCATATCGGCCCTAAAGCTGAATTAATTAATGATCAAGGTTTGCTTGTCGAATGGATTGATGGGGAGTCACTGCGCGACGGTGTGGCTTTTGATGCCATCTTGAAAACGCAGATCCGAATCCATGAGTTGGATGTACACCGAATTCCCGTTGCGCCGTTTAACTATCTTGGTCGGGTCGATCACTATTGGCTACAAATTCGAGAAGAGCTGAAAACAGATTCAGTAAAAGCGCTTTATGGCCAGTGGCGTTCAGTACCTAATTTGGCCGATGTCGGGCAAGTGCTTTGTCACTTTGACCTTGCCGGTTACAACATGGTGAAAACCGCCCAAGGTCAGCGAGTGATCGATTGGGAATATGCGGCGTTAGCTGACCCAAGGATCGACTTGGCGTTGAGTATTGATGTGGCAGAAGAAAAAGTGCTTGATGCCGTGTTTCGTTACTGTCAATTGCGAGAACTCTCTGGCATTGATGACTGGGTTGAAGGCGTGCAAGCATGGCGGCCACGCACAATGATGATGGCAATGTTATGGTATCTCTTGGCTTATCAATTGTGGGGTGATGATCTTTATCTTCAATGTGCACAGCAATTAGAGCAGCGATTCGCCACCTATAAGAGCACACAGTGA
- a CDS encoding YcfL family protein, translating to MKTWLLAVLTGLLLVGCSANTAGLRVDGASQQVLFNDSALSKSLSIEDIATTEVDGHTRGVVRLQSNQKSDLHVQYRFYWYDNDGLEVNTKLSPWKIIILRGMETVSLTEVSVNPNGKQFRVQIREANE from the coding sequence ATGAAAACGTGGCTATTAGCTGTATTAACAGGGTTACTTTTGGTGGGATGCAGTGCCAATACCGCAGGTTTGCGGGTCGATGGCGCATCACAACAAGTATTATTTAATGACAGTGCGTTGAGCAAAAGCTTGAGCATTGAAGATATCGCGACCACGGAAGTCGATGGTCACACCCGAGGTGTGGTACGTCTGCAGAGCAACCAGAAAAGTGATCTGCATGTACAGTACCGTTTTTACTGGTATGACAATGATGGGCTTGAAGTAAATACGAAATTAAGCCCATGGAAAATCATCATTTTGCGAGGTATGGAAACCGTGTCTCTGACTGAAGTTTCGGTGAACCCGAACGGTAAGCAGTTCCGTGTCCAAATTCGCGAAGCGAATGAATAA